A single region of the Rathayibacter rathayi genome encodes:
- a CDS encoding gluconokinase, protein MTALPTVPVRAVVVMGVSGSGKSTVASLLSARLGWEFLEGDDLHPQANVDKMHAGIPLTDEDRAPWLAEIARVLEQRIAAGASVVVTCSALRRRYRDVLRRNDLVFAHLAGSRDRIAARLASRVGHFMPTTLLDSQFEALEPLGDDEFHVTVDVGGAPEEEVAAILERLALAGA, encoded by the coding sequence ATGACCGCTCTGCCCACCGTCCCCGTCCGCGCCGTCGTCGTGATGGGCGTCTCCGGCAGCGGCAAGTCGACCGTCGCGTCGCTGCTGTCCGCCCGCCTGGGCTGGGAGTTCCTCGAGGGCGACGACCTGCACCCGCAGGCCAACGTCGACAAGATGCACGCGGGGATCCCGCTCACCGACGAGGACCGTGCACCGTGGCTGGCCGAGATCGCGCGCGTCCTCGAGCAGCGGATCGCGGCGGGGGCCTCGGTCGTCGTGACCTGTTCCGCCCTGCGCCGGCGCTACCGCGACGTCCTGCGCCGCAACGATCTTGTCTTCGCGCACCTCGCCGGTTCGCGCGACCGGATCGCCGCACGCCTCGCCTCCCGCGTCGGCCACTTCATGCCCACCACCCTGCTCGACTCGCAATTCGAGGCGCTGGAACCCCTCGGCGACGACGAGTTCCACGTCACGGTCGATGTGGGCGGCGCTCCAGAGGAGGAGGTCGCCGCGATCCTCGAGCGGCTCGCTCTCGCGGGCGCTTAG
- the ald gene encoding alanine dehydrogenase: MRVGIPTEIKNNENRVAVTPAGVHELVRRGHDVLVEAGAGVGSRVSDDDFRDAGARLVDGADEVWSESELILKVKEPIEAEYPRMRRDQVLFTYLHLAASRPCTDALLAAGTTAIAYETVQLDDRRLPLLSPMSEVAGRLSITVGAYHLMSAVGGRGTLLGGVPGTPKAKVVVIGGGTAGEHAAANALGMGADVTIVDLSLPRLAQLENRFHGAIQTRASSAYEIAAQLADADLVIGSVLIPGAKAPKLVTDEMVASMKPGSVLVDIAIDQGGCFEGSRPTTHDDPVFPVHHSVYYCVANMPGAVPETSTRALTNATLPYAIALADRGWRAALAADPALARGLSTHDAQVTNAAVAAAFDLPATPTATLLG, translated from the coding sequence GTGCGCGTCGGAATCCCCACCGAGATCAAGAACAACGAGAACCGGGTCGCCGTCACTCCGGCCGGCGTGCACGAGTTGGTGCGCCGCGGCCACGACGTGCTGGTCGAGGCCGGAGCGGGCGTCGGCTCGCGCGTCTCGGACGACGACTTCCGCGACGCGGGTGCCCGGCTCGTCGACGGCGCGGACGAGGTCTGGAGCGAGTCCGAGCTGATCCTGAAGGTCAAGGAACCGATCGAGGCCGAGTACCCGCGGATGCGCCGCGACCAGGTGCTCTTCACCTACCTCCACCTCGCCGCCTCCCGGCCCTGCACCGACGCGCTACTCGCCGCCGGGACGACCGCCATCGCCTACGAGACCGTGCAGCTCGACGACCGTCGGCTGCCGCTGCTCTCGCCGATGAGCGAGGTGGCCGGTCGCCTCTCGATCACCGTTGGTGCCTACCACCTGATGAGCGCCGTCGGCGGGCGCGGCACACTGCTCGGCGGCGTCCCCGGCACCCCGAAGGCGAAGGTCGTGGTGATCGGCGGCGGCACGGCCGGCGAGCACGCGGCGGCAAACGCCCTCGGAATGGGCGCCGACGTCACCATCGTCGACCTCTCGCTCCCCCGCCTGGCCCAGCTGGAGAACCGGTTCCACGGCGCGATCCAGACCCGCGCCTCCTCCGCCTACGAGATCGCGGCGCAACTCGCCGACGCCGACCTCGTGATCGGCTCAGTCCTCATCCCCGGCGCGAAGGCGCCCAAGCTGGTGACGGACGAGATGGTCGCCTCGATGAAGCCCGGCTCGGTGCTGGTTGACATCGCGATAGATCAGGGCGGCTGCTTCGAGGGCTCACGTCCAACCACGCACGACGACCCGGTGTTCCCCGTGCACCACAGCGTTTACTACTGCGTGGCGAACATGCCCGGTGCCGTGCCCGAGACCTCGACGCGCGCGCTGACCAATGCGACGCTCCCCTACGCGATAGCGCTCGCCGACCGCGGCTGGCGGGCCGCCCTGGCCGCCGATCCCGCGCTCGCCCGGGGTCTGAGCACGCACGACGCTCAGGTGACGAACGCGGCCGTCGCGGCGGCCTTCGACCTGCCGGCGACGCCCACGGCGACACTGCTCGGCTAA
- a CDS encoding Lrp/AsnC family transcriptional regulator — protein sequence MAPKDLHDLDDLDPIDRTLVRLLRADARIPNSRLAERAGIAPSTCVARVRGLVERGVITGFTVDLDPAALGLTLQALISVSIRVGQRQAITRFAEEIRALPEVVQLFFLGGSEDFIIHVAVRDSNDVRDFVVSNLSAHPAVASTRTSLVFDHHLKGPAVPE from the coding sequence ATGGCACCGAAGGATCTGCACGACCTCGACGACCTCGATCCGATCGACCGCACACTGGTGCGCCTGCTCCGGGCCGACGCGCGCATCCCCAACAGCCGACTCGCCGAGCGCGCCGGGATAGCTCCATCGACCTGCGTCGCGCGGGTGCGTGGCCTGGTCGAGCGCGGCGTGATCACCGGATTCACGGTCGACCTCGACCCGGCCGCGCTCGGACTCACCCTGCAGGCGTTGATCAGCGTCAGCATCCGCGTCGGTCAGCGGCAGGCGATCACCCGGTTCGCCGAAGAGATCCGCGCCCTGCCCGAGGTGGTGCAGCTGTTCTTCCTCGGCGGCTCGGAAGACTTCATCATCCACGTCGCCGTACGCGACTCGAACGATGTGCGGGACTTCGTGGTCTCGAACCTCTCGGCGCACCCGGCGGTTGCCTCGACGCGGACGAGCCTGGTCTTCGATCACCACCTCAAGGGACCGGCGGTTCCGGAGTAG
- a CDS encoding LLM class flavin-dependent oxidoreductase yields MHEVKFGVDTFGDVTADPDGAPLPYGQVLRDVVEEGVLADRVGVDFFGIGEHHRADFAVSAPDVVLAAIAARTERIHLGSAVTVLSSDDPVRVYQRFATLDGLSGGRAEVILGRGSFTESFPLFGYDLAQYEVLFEEKLDLFHALLQGGPVTWQGRTRPTLTEQSVYPTPDSGTLRTWIGVGGSPESVVRAARYGFPLVLAIIGGSPARFRPYVDLFGRALDQLEQPRLPVAVHSPGFVADTDEEARELYFPHHKAMMDAIGRERGWSPMTRERFEEEAGPDGAIHLGSPETVAQKIARTVTALGIDRFDLKYSAGTLPHPAIMHAIELYGTQVIPRVRELLAR; encoded by the coding sequence ATGCATGAAGTTAAGTTCGGCGTCGACACGTTCGGCGACGTCACCGCCGACCCCGACGGCGCTCCGCTGCCGTACGGCCAGGTCCTGCGAGACGTGGTCGAGGAGGGGGTCCTCGCGGACCGGGTCGGCGTCGACTTCTTCGGCATCGGCGAGCACCACCGCGCCGACTTCGCCGTGAGTGCACCGGACGTCGTGCTCGCCGCCATCGCCGCCCGCACCGAGCGGATCCACCTCGGCTCCGCGGTGACGGTGCTCTCCTCCGACGACCCGGTGCGGGTCTATCAGCGTTTCGCCACCCTCGACGGCCTCTCCGGCGGTCGCGCCGAGGTGATCCTCGGCCGCGGCTCCTTCACCGAGTCGTTTCCGCTCTTCGGCTACGACCTGGCGCAGTACGAGGTGCTCTTCGAGGAAAAGCTTGACCTCTTCCACGCCCTGCTGCAGGGCGGTCCGGTGACCTGGCAGGGTAGGACCCGCCCCACGCTCACCGAGCAGAGCGTCTACCCGACGCCGGACAGCGGCACGCTCCGCACCTGGATCGGCGTCGGCGGCAGTCCGGAGTCCGTCGTGCGCGCCGCCCGCTACGGCTTCCCGCTCGTCCTGGCGATCATCGGCGGCTCACCCGCCCGTTTCCGCCCCTACGTCGACCTCTTCGGCCGTGCGCTCGACCAGCTCGAGCAGCCCCGCTTGCCCGTCGCCGTGCACTCGCCCGGCTTCGTCGCCGACACCGACGAGGAGGCGCGCGAGCTCTACTTCCCCCATCACAAGGCGATGATGGACGCCATCGGCCGCGAGCGCGGCTGGTCTCCGATGACCCGTGAGCGCTTCGAGGAGGAGGCCGGGCCCGACGGAGCCATCCACCTCGGTTCGCCCGAGACGGTCGCGCAGAAGATCGCGCGAACGGTGACCGCGCTGGGCATCGACCGCTTCGACCTCAAGTACAGCGCAGGAACGCTCCCGCACCCGGCGATCATGCACGCCATCGAGCTCTACGGCACCCAGGTGATCCCGCGGGTCCGCGAGCTGCTCGCCCGCTGA
- a CDS encoding J domain-containing protein has protein sequence MPDSHAARTPYEVLGVAATASDDDLRRAYRLRLRETHPDTGGDAASFHAVQLAWERIGSASARSDYDRGAPAPGASSPHSPYTGSPRPPTASAVRARSYGHPGGAAREYYLRLVREWLGRGVETDDPFDPAIVRSAPREVRSWLAKAQAEEATAALVGALGIAYTIWNDVAVGDGGLKIDHLVLGPAGLLALTSADWGDPVRLRKGELEGPGIAEDEKPIASLAKAARRLGRELGVRFSASVVVVPDDALEQPFEQVERGRHQGAVVIRRSLLPQLLRSGTDDPRLGGYGESFEVRTRVQNRIRFV, from the coding sequence ATGCCCGACAGCCACGCCGCCCGCACCCCCTACGAGGTGCTGGGCGTCGCCGCCACCGCGTCCGACGACGACCTCCGCCGTGCCTACCGCCTGCGGCTGCGGGAGACCCATCCGGACACCGGGGGCGACGCCGCGTCCTTCCATGCCGTGCAGCTCGCGTGGGAGCGGATCGGCAGCGCCTCGGCTCGAAGCGACTACGACCGCGGCGCTCCCGCTCCCGGAGCGTCCTCCCCGCACTCGCCCTACACGGGCTCGCCCCGCCCGCCGACCGCCTCGGCAGTGCGGGCGCGCTCGTACGGTCACCCTGGAGGTGCGGCGCGCGAGTACTACCTGCGCCTGGTCCGCGAGTGGCTGGGACGCGGAGTCGAGACCGACGACCCCTTCGACCCGGCGATCGTCCGCTCCGCCCCGCGCGAGGTCCGCTCCTGGCTCGCCAAGGCGCAGGCCGAGGAGGCGACGGCCGCGCTGGTCGGTGCCCTCGGCATCGCCTACACGATCTGGAACGACGTCGCGGTGGGCGACGGCGGCCTCAAGATCGACCACCTCGTGCTCGGCCCGGCCGGTCTGCTCGCCCTCACCTCCGCGGACTGGGGCGACCCGGTGCGGCTGCGCAAGGGCGAACTCGAGGGCCCCGGGATTGCCGAGGATGAGAAGCCGATCGCGTCGCTCGCCAAGGCTGCGCGGCGACTCGGCCGCGAGTTGGGCGTCCGCTTTTCGGCGAGCGTCGTGGTCGTCCCGGACGATGCGCTGGAGCAGCCGTTCGAGCAGGTCGAACGCGGCCGGCATCAGGGCGCCGTCGTCATCCGCCGCTCGCTGCTGCCGCAGCTGTTGCGCTCCGGCACCGACGATCCGCGCCTGGGCGGCTACGGGGAGTCGTTCGAGGTGCGCACCCGCGTGCAGAACCGCATCCGCTTCGTCTGA
- a CDS encoding TIGR03557 family F420-dependent LLM class oxidoreductase, translated as MVRFGYTLMTEQSGPKQLVGYAVDAERLGFEFAVSSDHYSPWLTEQGHASYAWTLLGAVAQATSTIDLTTYVTAPTIRYHPAVVAQKAATLAILSDDRFTLGLGSGENLNEHVVGEGWPSIAVRQDMLEEAVHLIRELHTGELVTWEGEYFRVDSARIWDLPDTPVEIGLAVSGEKSIARFAPIGDHLITTEPDAELISQWTSVRGADAAPSRTIGQIPICWAPDKEQGVTLAHEQFRWFAGGWAVNSDLPTPAGFAGASQFVRPEDVAEQIACGPDLDELAQSFVPYIEAGFTDIALVQVGDELQQRFLDEAAEGLLERLRALAP; from the coding sequence ATGGTGAGATTCGGCTACACCCTGATGACCGAGCAGAGCGGACCCAAGCAGCTGGTGGGCTACGCGGTCGACGCCGAGCGGCTCGGCTTCGAGTTCGCGGTCTCGAGCGACCACTACTCGCCCTGGCTGACCGAGCAGGGGCACGCCTCATATGCCTGGACCCTGCTCGGTGCCGTCGCGCAGGCGACCTCGACCATTGACCTCACGACCTACGTCACGGCGCCGACCATCCGCTACCACCCCGCCGTCGTCGCGCAGAAGGCGGCGACGCTCGCGATCCTCTCGGACGACCGCTTCACCCTGGGCCTGGGCTCGGGCGAAAACCTCAACGAGCACGTCGTCGGCGAAGGGTGGCCCTCGATCGCCGTGCGCCAGGACATGCTCGAGGAGGCCGTGCACCTCATCCGCGAGCTACACACCGGCGAGCTGGTGACCTGGGAGGGCGAGTACTTCCGCGTCGACTCGGCCCGCATCTGGGACCTGCCGGACACGCCGGTCGAGATCGGCCTCGCCGTCTCTGGCGAGAAGTCGATCGCGCGCTTCGCACCGATTGGCGACCACCTGATCACGACCGAGCCCGACGCCGAGCTGATCTCACAGTGGACCTCGGTCCGTGGCGCGGATGCCGCCCCCTCGCGCACGATCGGGCAGATCCCGATCTGCTGGGCGCCCGACAAGGAGCAGGGCGTGACGCTGGCTCACGAGCAGTTCCGCTGGTTCGCGGGCGGCTGGGCGGTTAACTCCGACCTGCCCACACCCGCGGGTTTCGCCGGGGCGAGCCAGTTCGTCCGGCCGGAGGACGTCGCCGAGCAGATCGCCTGCGGCCCCGATCTCGACGAGCTCGCCCAAAGCTTCGTGCCCTACATCGAGGCGGGCTTCACCGACATCGCCCTCGTGCAGGTCGGCGACGAGCTGCAGCAGCGCTTCCTCGACGAGGCGGCGGAGGGGCTGCTCGAGCGCCTGCGCGCCCTCGCTCCCTGA
- a CDS encoding RNA-binding S4 domain-containing protein: MQIPVTGTVRVDAWLWAVRVYKTRSAATTAARAGHIRVNGERAKAAQTVRVGDEVRARIGGFDRELVVRGLVVKRVAAPVAAECREDRTPPPPPREATPGVLVRDRGAGRPTKRDRRDIERLRGF; the protein is encoded by the coding sequence ATGCAGATCCCGGTGACCGGTACCGTGCGGGTGGACGCGTGGCTCTGGGCGGTGCGCGTCTACAAGACCCGCTCCGCCGCGACGACCGCAGCCCGAGCCGGCCACATCCGCGTGAACGGCGAGCGAGCGAAGGCGGCGCAGACCGTGCGCGTCGGCGACGAGGTCCGCGCCCGCATCGGCGGGTTCGACCGGGAGCTGGTCGTCCGCGGACTCGTGGTGAAGCGAGTCGCAGCTCCGGTCGCCGCCGAGTGCAGGGAGGATCGGACGCCGCCGCCTCCGCCACGGGAAGCGACCCCGGGTGTGCTCGTCCGCGACCGCGGGGCGGGCCGCCCGACCAAGCGTGACCGGCGCGACATCGAGCGGCTCCGCGGATTCTGA
- a CDS encoding aminotransferase class IV, translating to MPADTLVVLDRPSLDADPHSPGGPAHRLDPGGRGDLDVTDLGFTRGDGIFETINLVDGRLQALDAHLDRFARSARMLDLPRPDRAAWVDAIATAVAAHPRVAEAMLKTILTRGVEGGGRPTGVVVVQTSPDFGPARRDGVRVVLLDRGLRSDVQATSPWLLAGAKTLSYAVNRAASREAARRGADDAVFVSSDGYLLEGPSANLVLLAGGELVTPPPSLGLLPGTTQADLFALAPGWGLGTAVRPLRAGDLEAAEAAWLVSSARNAAPIRAVDGVDRRVDPDLSARINAALLAR from the coding sequence GTGCCCGCTGACACCCTCGTCGTCCTCGACCGCCCCTCCCTCGACGCCGACCCGCATTCGCCGGGCGGACCCGCTCACCGTCTCGACCCGGGCGGGCGCGGCGATCTCGACGTCACCGACCTTGGCTTCACGCGCGGCGACGGAATATTCGAGACGATCAATCTCGTCGACGGGCGGCTGCAGGCGCTCGACGCGCACCTGGACCGCTTCGCGCGCTCGGCCCGCATGCTCGATCTGCCTCGGCCCGACCGGGCAGCCTGGGTCGACGCGATCGCCACGGCGGTCGCCGCGCATCCCCGCGTCGCCGAGGCGATGCTGAAGACGATCCTGACGCGAGGTGTCGAGGGCGGCGGGCGGCCGACCGGCGTCGTCGTCGTGCAGACCAGTCCCGACTTCGGACCGGCCCGCCGCGACGGTGTCCGAGTGGTGCTGCTCGATCGGGGTCTGCGCTCGGACGTCCAGGCGACCTCGCCCTGGCTGCTCGCGGGAGCGAAGACGCTTTCGTACGCGGTGAACCGGGCGGCCTCGCGCGAGGCGGCCCGCCGCGGAGCGGACGACGCAGTGTTCGTCTCGAGCGACGGTTACCTGCTTGAGGGGCCGTCCGCGAACCTCGTCCTGCTGGCGGGCGGCGAGCTGGTGACGCCCCCGCCGAGCCTCGGGCTGCTACCCGGCACGACGCAGGCCGACCTGTTCGCGCTTGCTCCCGGCTGGGGCCTCGGTACGGCGGTCCGTCCGCTGCGCGCGGGCGATCTGGAGGCGGCGGAGGCGGCATGGCTGGTCTCCAGCGCGCGCAACGCCGCACCGATCCGCGCCGTCGACGGGGTCGATCGCCGCGTTGATCCGGACCTCTCGGCCCGGATCAACGCCGCGCTCCTCGCCCGCTGA
- a CDS encoding VanZ family protein: MRRSIFLRLATLAWLALIGLMTLTPAPYPAGETTALVLGIITFLASTPLTSWFNFEVAEFTANVLLFMPLGALIAAQLPARRRLLAALIGLGVSVVIETAQLLWLPTRVADVRDLISNGSGSLIGALVAIVLLRLSPRRYFRSSSRLNSRSVSRKDRTARAR; this comes from the coding sequence ATGCGCCGCTCGATCTTCCTCCGCCTCGCGACGCTCGCCTGGCTCGCGCTGATCGGGCTGATGACCCTAACGCCCGCGCCGTATCCGGCCGGGGAGACGACTGCGCTGGTCCTCGGGATCATCACGTTCCTCGCCTCGACTCCGCTCACCAGCTGGTTCAACTTCGAGGTGGCGGAGTTCACCGCGAACGTGCTGCTCTTCATGCCGCTCGGGGCGCTGATCGCGGCGCAGCTGCCGGCGAGGCGACGCCTCCTGGCCGCGCTGATCGGGCTCGGCGTCTCGGTGGTCATCGAGACGGCGCAGCTGCTCTGGCTGCCGACCCGCGTCGCCGACGTCCGGGACCTGATCTCGAACGGCAGCGGCTCCCTGATCGGTGCCCTGGTGGCGATCGTGCTGCTGCGCCTCTCCCCCCGCCGCTACTTCCGCTCCAGCTCCCGCCTAAACTCCCGCTCCGTCTCCCGGAAGGATCGCACCGCCCGTGCCCGCTGA
- a CDS encoding NUDIX hydrolase, giving the protein MTSEDPGADAEFPRHPFDASLGDGWVEIGDGRRFWGRFGAAGLLLRDPSGRVLLQHRVSWSHFGDTWGLPGGARHPEETAFEAALRESEEEAGVPAELILPVLSSVVVIGPWSYSTVLAEAREHFTPRISDAESTELRWVAPEDVDSLPLHPGFAAAWPGLCALGSSIPMLVVDAANVVGSRPDGWWRDRAGAAERLLAALARLAAVGVPGRLLGVEAETVWPRIAVVLEGAARTARTAVVAAERRLAVHTAEGSGDDAIVDLVGGQDSAVVVTADRGLVARIEALGAAAVGPRTLLELLDSARE; this is encoded by the coding sequence ATGACTAGCGAGGACCCCGGCGCCGACGCCGAGTTCCCGCGCCACCCCTTCGACGCGTCCCTCGGCGACGGTTGGGTCGAGATCGGCGACGGGCGCCGGTTCTGGGGCCGGTTCGGCGCCGCAGGCCTGCTCCTGCGCGATCCGTCCGGCCGCGTGTTGCTCCAGCACCGCGTCAGCTGGAGTCACTTCGGCGATACCTGGGGTCTGCCCGGCGGGGCCCGGCATCCGGAGGAGACGGCGTTCGAGGCCGCCCTCCGCGAGTCGGAGGAGGAGGCGGGCGTGCCCGCCGAGCTGATCCTGCCGGTGCTCTCCAGCGTGGTCGTGATCGGCCCGTGGAGTTACTCGACCGTCCTGGCCGAGGCCCGTGAGCACTTCACGCCGCGCATCAGCGACGCCGAGAGCACAGAGCTGCGCTGGGTCGCGCCGGAGGACGTCGACTCGCTTCCACTGCATCCCGGTTTCGCGGCGGCCTGGCCGGGTCTGTGCGCGCTCGGCTCCTCGATCCCGATGCTCGTCGTGGACGCGGCCAATGTGGTCGGCTCGCGCCCCGACGGCTGGTGGCGGGACCGCGCCGGGGCCGCTGAACGCCTCCTCGCCGCCCTCGCCCGTCTCGCGGCAGTCGGCGTTCCCGGGCGTCTTCTCGGAGTCGAGGCCGAGACGGTCTGGCCGCGCATCGCTGTGGTGCTTGAGGGAGCGGCGCGCACCGCACGCACGGCGGTCGTCGCGGCGGAGCGGCGACTGGCGGTACATACGGCCGAGGGTTCGGGTGACGACGCGATCGTCGACCTCGTCGGCGGGCAGGACTCGGCGGTTGTCGTCACGGCCGACCGCGGTCTCGTCGCACGTATCGAGGCCCTCGGGGCGGCCGCCGTCGGGCCGCGCACGCTGCTCGAGCTCCTCGACTCCGCCCGGGAATAG
- the trxA gene encoding thioredoxin — MATTAMTLDSHDQTITDGIVLIDFWADWCGPCKQFAPVFEATSEKNADITFAKVDTEDQQQLAASYGISSIPTLVVYRDGIPLMAQPGALPAPALDTLIEQVRGLDMLEVRRQYDEAKAAQQA; from the coding sequence ATGGCTACGACTGCGATGACCCTCGACTCCCACGACCAGACGATCACCGACGGCATCGTCCTCATTGATTTCTGGGCCGACTGGTGCGGCCCGTGCAAGCAGTTCGCTCCGGTCTTCGAAGCCACGAGCGAGAAGAACGCCGACATCACCTTCGCCAAGGTCGACACGGAGGACCAGCAGCAGCTCGCCGCGAGCTACGGCATCTCCTCCATCCCCACCCTCGTCGTGTATCGCGACGGCATCCCGCTGATGGCTCAGCCCGGCGCGCTGCCCGCCCCCGCTCTCGACACCCTGATCGAGCAGGTCCGCGGCCTGGACATGCTCGAGGTGCGTCGTCAGTACGACGAGGCGAAGGCCGCCCAGCAGGCCTGA